One region of Populus trichocarpa isolate Nisqually-1 chromosome 4, P.trichocarpa_v4.1, whole genome shotgun sequence genomic DNA includes:
- the LOC18110053 gene encoding senescence-specific cysteine protease SAG12 encodes MTVHLVGLGIYPGCCWAFSVVAPIEGIIKLKTGNLISLSEQQLVNYDVGNKGCHGGLMDTAFQYIIRNEGLTSEDNYPYQGVDGTCSSEKAASIAAEITGDEDVPKNNENALLQAVAKQPVSVGVDGGGNDFQFYKSGVFNGDCGTQQNHAVTAIGYGTDSDVTDYWLVKNSWGTSWGESGYTRMQRGIGASEGLCGVAMDASSPTS; translated from the exons ATGACCGTCCACCTTGTTGGTTTGGGTATTTATCCAG GATGTTGCTGGGCATTTTCCGTAGTGGCACCAATAGAAGGAATTATAAAGCTTAAGACAGGTAACTTAATATCATTATCAGAGCAACAACTTGTGAACTATGATGTTGGAAATAAAGGCTGTCACGGTGGTCTCATGGACACTGCTTTCCAATATATTATACGAAACGAAGGGCTAACAAGTGAAGATAATTACCCCTACCAAGGAGTAGATGGCACTTGCAGTAGCGAGAAGGCAGCATCTATTGCAGCAGAAATAACTGGGGATGAAGACGTGCCAAAGAATAATGAAAATGCTCTCCTGCAAGCTGTGGCCAAACAGCCAGTATCTGTTGGTGTTGACGGTGGTGGGAACGATTTCCAGTTTTATAAAAGTGGTGTCTTCAATGGGGATTGTGGGACACAGCAAAACCACGCGGTTACTGCAATTGGATATGGTACCGACAGTGATGTGACTGATTATTGGTTGGTGAAGAATTCGTGGGGAACCAGTTGGGGTGAAAGTGGGTATACGAGGATGCAAAGAGGCATCGGTGCAAGCGAAGGCCTATGTGGCGTTGCCATGGATGCTTCTTCTCCGACTTCTTGA
- the LOC7476342 gene encoding uncharacterized protein LOC7476342: protein MAEKEGAIVKTGHEEGLKMAASLLEEFGLPLGLLPLADVVEVGFVKGTGYMWILQKKKVEHNFKMISKLVSYDTEITGFVSTKNIKKLKGVKAKELMLWPPVSQIIVDDPPTGKVHFKSLAGITKTFPVEAFGAGQ, encoded by the coding sequence ATGGCCGAGAAGGAAGGAGCAATAGTGAAAACGGGCCATGAAGAGGGGCTCAAAATGGCAGCTTCCCTCCTTGAGGAATTCGGACTTCCTCTAGGACTTCTCCCTCTTGCAGATGTTGTTGAAGTTGGTTTTGTTAAGGGCACTGGATACATGTGGATCCTGCAGAAGAAGAAGGTCGAGCACAACTTCAAGATGATCAGCAAGCTCGTAAGCTACGACACTGAAATAACTGGTTTTGTCAGCACAAAGAACATCAAGAAACTCAAAGGAGTGAAGGCTAAGGAGCTCATGCTCTGGCCTCCAGTTAGCCAGATAATTGTTGATGACCCACCAACTGGAAAAGTTCACTTCAAGAGCCTCGCTGGTATCACCAAAACTTTCCCAGTCGAGGCATTTGGTGCTGGTCAGTGA
- the LOC7470210 gene encoding probable inactive dual specificity protein phosphatase-like At4g18593, giving the protein MATVSSESLPETQASADSTDSDTAPKPPVIYRCKRCRRIVASEENIVPHERGKGEQCFKWNKKSVDSCENQEPPECSSIFVEPMKWMLTVQEGFVGEKLQCMGCKARLGSFNWAGMQCNCGTWINPAFLLHKNKLDECHI; this is encoded by the exons ATGGCGACAGTGAGTTCGGAATCTCTCCCAGAAACTCAGGCATCTGCCGATTCCACTGATTCTGATACTGCCCCTAAACCTCCAGTCATATACCGCTGTAAAAGATGTAGAAGAATTGTTGCATCGGAGGAGAATATTGTCCCCCATGAGCGGGGAAAGGGAGAACAATGCTTTAAATGGAACAAGAAAAGTGTTGACTCCTGCGAAAATCAAGAGCCACCCGAATGCTCTTCTATATTTGTAGAGCCCATGAAGTGGATGCTAACAG TACAAGAGGGTTTTGTGGGGGAGAAACTTCAGTGCATGGGCTGCAAAGCGCGCTTGGGTTCCTTCAATTGGGCAGGCATGCAATGCAACTGTGGAACTTGGATCAATCCCGCGTTTCTacttcacaaaaataaattagatgaatGCCATATATGA
- the LOC127905195 gene encoding senescence-specific cysteine protease SAG12-like, producing MAAKKCNTRIFLPFLLILAAWATKIACRPLDEQEYMLKRHEEWMAQHGRVYGDMKEKEKRYLIFKENIERIEAFNNGSDRGYKLGVNKFADLTNEEFRAMYHGYKRQSSKLMSSSFRYENLSDIPTSMDWRNDGAVTPVKDQGTCGCCWAFSTVAAIEGIIKLQTGNLISLSEQQLVDCTAGNKGCQGGLMDTAFQYIIRNGGLTSEDNYPYQGVDGTCSSEKAASTEAQITGYEDVPQNNENALLQAVAKQPVSVAVDGGGNDFRFYKSGVFEGDCGTNLNHGVTAIGYGTDSDGTDYWLVKNSWGTSWGENGYMRMRRGIGSSEGLCGVAMDASYPTA from the exons ATGGCCGCAAAAAAATGCAATACTCGTATTTTTCTGCCATTTCTCCTTATTTTAGCTGCATGGGCAACAAAAATAGCTTGTCGTCCTCTTGATGAGCAGGAATATATGTTGAAGAGGCATGAAGAATGGATGGCTCAACATGGACGTGTCTATGGAGAcatgaaagagaaggagaaacgatacttgatttttaaggaaaatattGAACGTATAGAAGCATTTAACAACGGTTCTGACCGCGGATACAAGCTTGGTGTGAACAAATTCGCAGACTTGACCAATGAAGAATTTCGTGCTATGTATCATGGGTACAAGAGACAATCATCCAAATTGATGTCTTCATCATTTAGATATGAAAATCTAAGTGACATACCAACTTCAATGGATTGGAGAAATGATGGTGCAGTCACCCCAGTTAAAGACCAAGGCACTTGTG GGTGTTGCTGGGCATTTTCCACAGTGGCAGCAATAGAGGGAATTATAAAGCTTCAGACAGGTAACTTAATATCATTATCAGAGCAACAACTTGTGGACTGTACTGCTGGAAATAAAGGCTGTCAAGGTGGTCTCATGGACACTGCTTTCCAATATATTATACGAAACGGAGGGCTAACAAGTGAAGATAATTACCCCTACCAAGGAGTAGATGGCACTTGCAGTAGCGAGAAGGCAGCATCTACTGAAGCACAAATAACTGGGTATGAAGACGTGCCACAGAATAATGAAAACGCTCTCCTGCAGGCTGTGGCCAAACAGCCAGTATCTGTCGCTGTTGACGGTGGTGGGAACGATTTCCGGTTTTATAAAAGTGGTGTCTTCGAAGGGGATTGTGGGACAAACCTAAACCATGGGGTTACTGCAATTGGATATGGTACCGACAGTGATGGGACTGATTATTGGTTGGTAAAGAATTCGTGGGGAACTAGTTGGGGTGAAAATGGGTATATGAGGATGCGAAGAGGCATCGGTTCAAGCGAAGGCCTATGTGGCGTTGCCATGGATGCTTCTTATCCAACTGCATGA